One part of the uncultured Celeribacter sp. genome encodes these proteins:
- a CDS encoding GNAT family N-acetyltransferase has product MMTTDFQIRPAVLQDATAIAEVQVAVWRTAYREILPGALIDRMTVPDREKGWIKILETYEETGRGAVFVAECEGRVVGFLSCGDQRDNDLTAMYNGEISAIYVADEMQHKGVGTALMARGAQALQKMGHDAHGDRDGRGARAGVALWVLSENAGARGFYEALGGTVVARRWDNQPEGAMNEVAYGWADLATLMVESHRLN; this is encoded by the coding sequence ATGATGACGACAGATTTTCAGATCCGCCCCGCCGTTCTTCAGGATGCCACCGCTATCGCCGAGGTGCAGGTGGCCGTTTGGCGCACCGCCTACCGGGAGATTCTGCCCGGCGCGCTGATTGACCGTATGACTGTGCCGGATCGTGAAAAGGGTTGGATCAAAATCCTTGAGACCTACGAAGAGACCGGGCGCGGCGCGGTCTTTGTCGCAGAATGTGAGGGGCGTGTCGTGGGCTTTCTGTCTTGCGGCGATCAGCGCGACAATGATCTCACGGCAATGTATAACGGCGAGATCTCGGCCATCTATGTTGCCGACGAGATGCAGCACAAAGGTGTCGGCACCGCGCTGATGGCGCGGGGGGCGCAAGCGTTGCAGAAGATGGGCCATGACGCGCATGGTGACCGCGACGGTCGTGGTGCCCGTGCCGGGGTGGCGCTCTGGGTCTTGTCGGAAAATGCGGGCGCCCGCGGATTTTACGAAGCCCTCGGCGGCACAGTTGTGGCACGCCGCTGGGACAATCAGCCCGAAGGGGCGATGAACGAAGTGGCTTATGGCTGGGCCGATCTCGCGACTTTGATGGTGGAATCGCACCGGCTGAACTGA
- a CDS encoding adenylosuccinate synthase, with product MANVVVVGAQWGDEGKGKIVDWLSERADVIARFQGGHNAGHTLVIDGKVYKLNALPSGVVRGGKLSVIGNGVVLDPWHLVAEIAKIREQGVEITPETLMIAENTPLILPIHGELDRAREEAASKGTKIGTTGRGIGPAYEDKVGRRSVRVADLADEETLIARVDRALQHHDPLRKGLGIEPVDRDRLIKDLKEIAQEILPYAAPVWKVLNEKRKAGKRILFEGAQGALLDIDFGTYPFVTSSNVIAGQAATGVGMGPGAINYVLGIVKAYTTRVGEGPFPTELDDEDGNRLGTRGHEFGTVTGRKRRCGWFDAALVRQTCATSGVSGIAFTKLDVLDGFETLKICVGYELDGETLDYLPTAAEEQARCVPVYEEMPGWSESTEGARSWNDLPANAVKYVRRVEELIECPVALLSTSPERDDTILVTDPFAD from the coding sequence ATGGCTAACGTCGTCGTTGTCGGCGCCCAATGGGGTGACGAGGGAAAAGGCAAGATCGTGGACTGGCTTTCGGAGCGTGCAGATGTCATCGCGCGCTTTCAGGGCGGTCATAACGCGGGCCACACGCTCGTCATCGACGGAAAGGTCTACAAGCTGAATGCACTGCCTTCGGGTGTGGTGCGCGGTGGCAAGCTGTCGGTGATTGGCAACGGTGTCGTGCTCGACCCGTGGCATCTGGTGGCGGAGATCGCAAAGATCCGCGAACAGGGCGTTGAGATCACGCCCGAAACGCTGATGATTGCGGAAAACACACCGCTCATTCTGCCGATCCACGGCGAATTGGACCGCGCCCGCGAAGAAGCGGCCTCCAAAGGTACCAAGATCGGCACCACCGGTCGCGGCATCGGCCCGGCCTATGAAGATAAAGTGGGCCGCCGCTCCGTGCGCGTTGCCGATCTGGCCGACGAAGAGACGCTGATCGCCCGTGTCGACCGCGCGCTGCAGCACCACGACCCGCTGCGCAAAGGTCTGGGCATCGAGCCGGTCGATCGCGATCGCCTGATCAAGGATCTCAAAGAGATCGCTCAGGAAATCCTGCCTTATGCCGCCCCGGTGTGGAAGGTGCTCAATGAAAAGCGCAAGGCGGGCAAGCGTATCCTGTTCGAAGGGGCGCAAGGCGCACTTCTGGACATCGATTTCGGGACCTATCCCTTTGTGACCTCCTCCAACGTGATTGCCGGTCAGGCGGCCACGGGCGTGGGCATGGGGCCGGGCGCGATCAACTATGTTCTGGGCATCGTCAAAGCCTATACCACCCGCGTGGGGGAAGGCCCGTTCCCCACCGAGTTGGACGATGAAGATGGCAACCGTCTGGGCACCCGTGGTCATGAATTCGGTACGGTGACCGGCCGCAAACGCCGCTGCGGCTGGTTCGATGCCGCACTTGTGCGTCAGACCTGCGCGACCTCCGGCGTGTCCGGCATCGCCTTTACCAAGCTCGACGTGCTGGACGGGTTCGAGACGCTGAAAATTTGCGTTGGCTATGAGCTGGACGGTGAAACGCTCGACTACCTGCCGACCGCCGCCGAAGAGCAGGCGCGGTGCGTGCCGGTGTATGAGGAAATGCCGGGCTGGTCTGAATCGACCGAAGGCGCGCGCAGCTGGAACGATCTGCCGGCCAATGCGGTGAAATACGTGCGCCGCGTCGAAGAGTTGATCGAATGCCCGGTGGCCCTTTTGTCGACCTCGCCGGAACGCGATGACACGATTCTGGTGACCGACCCCTTTGCGGACTAA
- the gor gene encoding glutathione-disulfide reductase, translating into MDFDYDLFVIGGGSGGVRAARLTAADGHKVAMAEEFRMGGTCVIRGCVPKKLMVFASHYSEYAEEAGRYGWDVSLGDFDWPSFQKRLKAELSRLEGIYTRNAENAGVEILHQRAKVKDAHTVVLADGTEKTAKHILVAVGGTPFVPDTVPGIEHAITSNEIFDIETLPKRILIVGGGYIACEFACIFNGLGSDVTQFYRGAQILRGFDDEARGHIAELIVEQGVKLHVGSDVERIEKRDDGLWVKATDGREGVFDVVLYATGRKPNTDGLGLEDAGVELGRAGEVKVDDYSQTNIPSIFAVGDVTDRIQLTPVAIREAVAFHETVFKGNPMKPDHSNVPSAIFTQPEYGAVGLTEEQAREERPVEVYSAAFRPMQNAFIEKNHRVMFKLIVCSESRKVLGCHIIAPQAGEMIQLAGVAVKMGATKEDFDATVAVHPTMAEEIVLMKTPTRIHK; encoded by the coding sequence ATGGATTTCGACTATGATCTCTTCGTGATTGGCGGCGGTTCCGGCGGCGTGCGGGCTGCGCGGTTGACTGCGGCAGATGGGCATAAGGTTGCAATGGCCGAAGAGTTTCGCATGGGGGGAACCTGTGTCATTCGCGGCTGCGTGCCCAAAAAGCTGATGGTTTTCGCGTCGCATTATTCCGAATATGCAGAAGAGGCGGGCAGATATGGCTGGGATGTTTCTCTGGGTGATTTTGACTGGCCGTCCTTCCAGAAACGTCTGAAAGCTGAGCTGTCGCGGCTTGAAGGCATTTACACCCGCAACGCAGAAAACGCCGGGGTCGAGATCCTGCATCAACGCGCCAAGGTGAAAGACGCGCATACCGTCGTGCTGGCCGATGGCACGGAAAAGACCGCCAAGCATATTCTGGTCGCTGTCGGCGGAACGCCCTTTGTGCCCGACACGGTGCCAGGGATCGAGCATGCGATCACCTCGAATGAGATTTTCGACATCGAAACCCTGCCGAAACGTATTCTGATCGTCGGCGGGGGCTATATCGCCTGTGAGTTTGCCTGCATCTTCAACGGGCTGGGCTCGGACGTGACGCAGTTCTATCGCGGGGCGCAAATCCTGCGCGGTTTTGATGACGAGGCCCGCGGTCACATTGCCGAACTGATCGTGGAGCAGGGCGTGAAACTGCACGTCGGCAGCGATGTCGAACGCATTGAGAAACGCGACGACGGGCTGTGGGTGAAGGCCACCGATGGGCGCGAGGGCGTCTTTGATGTGGTGCTTTACGCCACCGGGCGCAAACCCAACACCGATGGGCTCGGGCTTGAGGACGCCGGTGTTGAGCTGGGTCGTGCCGGCGAAGTCAAAGTGGACGACTACAGCCAGACCAACATCCCGTCGATCTTCGCGGTGGGCGATGTGACCGATCGCATCCAACTGACGCCGGTTGCGATCCGCGAAGCCGTGGCCTTCCATGAGACCGTGTTCAAGGGCAATCCGATGAAACCCGACCACAGCAATGTACCTTCGGCGATTTTCACGCAGCCCGAATATGGTGCCGTGGGGCTGACCGAGGAGCAAGCTCGCGAGGAACGCCCGGTCGAAGTTTATTCCGCCGCTTTCCGCCCGATGCAAAACGCGTTCATCGAGAAAAATCACCGGGTGATGTTCAAGCTGATCGTCTGTTCGGAATCGCGCAAGGTTCTGGGCTGCCACATCATCGCCCCGCAGGCGGGGGAGATGATCCAGCTGGCCGGTGTCGCGGTGAAAATGGGGGCGACCAAAGAAGATTTCGACGCCACCGTTGCCGTGCACCCGACCATGGCCGAAGAGATTGTATTGATGAAAACGCCGACCCGCATACACAAGTGA
- a CDS encoding DUF2842 domain-containing protein, producing the protein MAMSYTSRRRLALLILVLGLPGYIVVAVTVMSFLDRPPLWLELAIYIGLGVLWAVPLKRVFMGIGQPDPDSSEDSSE; encoded by the coding sequence ATGGCTATGAGCTACACGTCCCGCCGCCGTCTCGCCTTGTTGATCCTGGTCCTGGGTCTTCCGGGCTACATTGTGGTTGCGGTCACGGTGATGAGCTTTCTCGATCGCCCGCCGCTTTGGCTGGAGCTGGCGATTTATATCGGGCTTGGGGTGCTTTGGGCAGTCCCGCTGAAACGTGTGTTCATGGGCATCGGGCAGCCGGATCCGGACTCCTCAGAGGATTCGTCGGAATAG
- a CDS encoding YbaN family protein produces the protein MRKLLHLMLGCLCVLLAAIGAVLPVMPTTVFLILAAFFFTKGSPRLRQWLLDNPRIGPTIRDWEATGAIPRRIKLLSVSMMAGSFVLACFLDMHIALRVLHFALIAAGSAYVLSRPDA, from the coding sequence ATGAGAAAACTGCTCCATCTGATGCTGGGCTGCCTTTGCGTCCTGCTGGCCGCCATTGGAGCGGTCCTGCCGGTGATGCCAACAACGGTCTTTCTCATTCTCGCCGCGTTCTTTTTCACCAAGGGATCGCCACGCCTGCGACAATGGCTGCTCGACAATCCGCGGATCGGCCCGACCATTCGCGACTGGGAGGCCACCGGCGCCATCCCCCGGCGCATCAAGCTGTTGTCAGTCTCGATGATGGCGGGGTCCTTCGTTCTGGCCTGTTTTCTGGACATGCACATTGCGCTGCGTGTTCTGCATTTTGCGCTGATCGCCGCCGGGTCCGCCTATGTGCTGAGCCGCCCCGACGCCTGA
- a CDS encoding thiamine diphosphokinase yields MLKSKKTVTLLGGGEFNRDTLVFFMKFSSKLCVADGAADRALDEGFLPDLVIGDFDSISQRALKEIPQERQLHISEQDSTDFEKCITHIEAPLIYGVGFTGARIDHELAVYHVLVRYPGKRVVVIGSEDICLHAPRSLRLSLEPGTRVSLFPMAAVTGRSTGLRWPIEGLKFAPDRQIGTSNEAVEAEITLEFDGPGMLLILPRAVLPELERGLRHAEPHGG; encoded by the coding sequence ATGCTGAAAAGCAAAAAAACTGTGACTTTACTGGGGGGTGGCGAGTTCAATCGTGATACGCTTGTTTTCTTCATGAAATTCTCCTCAAAGTTGTGTGTTGCCGATGGGGCTGCAGACCGTGCGCTGGATGAGGGGTTTCTGCCCGATCTGGTGATCGGAGATTTCGACAGTATTTCCCAGCGTGCGCTCAAAGAGATCCCTCAAGAGCGCCAATTGCACATATCCGAGCAGGACAGCACGGATTTCGAAAAATGCATCACCCATATTGAGGCACCCCTGATCTATGGTGTCGGATTTACCGGCGCGCGCATCGATCATGAGCTGGCAGTGTATCATGTGCTGGTGCGCTATCCCGGGAAACGCGTGGTAGTCATCGGCAGTGAGGACATCTGCCTGCATGCGCCGCGCTCATTGCGGCTGTCTTTGGAGCCGGGAACACGGGTGTCCCTGTTTCCCATGGCTGCGGTCACAGGGCGCTCCACCGGTTTGCGTTGGCCGATCGAAGGGCTGAAATTTGCCCCGGATCGCCAGATTGGCACCTCGAATGAGGCGGTTGAGGCCGAGATCACGCTTGAATTCGACGGGCCGGGCATGCTGCTGATCCTGCCGCGCGCGGTTTTGCCGGAGCTGGAGCGCGGTCTGCGTCACGCAGAGCCGCACGGTGGGTAA
- the secG gene encoding preprotein translocase subunit SecG, whose protein sequence is MENVILVIHLILALCLIGIVLLQRSEGGGLGMGGGGGDVMTGRAAATALAKLTWIVAIAFICTSLTLTVLARRDAATSSVMDGVAIEETAPAAEDDTPALPDGGSLLPPSTSDAPAAPPRAD, encoded by the coding sequence ATGGAAAATGTCATTCTCGTCATCCACCTGATCCTCGCGCTTTGCCTGATTGGCATTGTGCTCTTGCAGCGTTCCGAAGGTGGCGGCCTTGGTATGGGCGGTGGCGGCGGAGACGTCATGACCGGCCGCGCAGCCGCGACGGCGCTGGCAAAGCTGACATGGATCGTTGCGATTGCCTTTATCTGCACCTCCCTGACCCTGACGGTTCTCGCCCGGCGCGATGCCGCGACGTCTTCGGTCATGGACGGCGTCGCGATCGAAGAGACCGCGCCCGCCGCAGAAGATGACACGCCAGCTCTGCCTGACGGTGGCAGCCTGTTGCCGCCGAGCACCTCGGATGCACCCGCTGCGCCGCCGCGCGCCGACTGA
- the rpiA gene encoding ribose-5-phosphate isomerase RpiA — MADTLTPDNAAKLAAARAAVSEVRDGMRLGLGTGSTAAWMVRCLGQMVREEGLHVLAVPTSQQTEALARAEGISVVTLDEAKWLDLTIDGADEVDGHFNLIKGGGGALLQEKIVATASDRMIVIADASKQVAWLGTFPLPVEVIPFGWRSTKGLVEESLESLDVQGVRSRLRMEEETPFVTDHGNYILDLELQRIGNARQLSFVLNQIPGVVENGLFLDICDEVIIGHADGHVLRRNILGDAADKGAGDTTETGNIFADLG, encoded by the coding sequence TTGGCCGACACCCTGACCCCTGATAATGCGGCGAAACTTGCGGCGGCCAGGGCCGCTGTGTCTGAGGTGCGCGACGGGATGCGTCTGGGTCTTGGGACCGGGTCCACGGCGGCCTGGATGGTGCGCTGCCTTGGGCAGATGGTGCGCGAAGAGGGTCTGCATGTGCTGGCCGTTCCGACCTCGCAACAAACCGAGGCGCTGGCCCGTGCCGAGGGCATTTCCGTGGTCACACTGGATGAGGCCAAGTGGCTGGATCTGACCATCGATGGCGCGGATGAGGTGGACGGGCATTTCAACCTGATCAAGGGCGGCGGCGGTGCGCTTTTGCAGGAAAAAATTGTCGCGACGGCGTCTGACCGGATGATCGTGATCGCCGATGCCAGCAAACAGGTGGCATGGCTCGGCACATTTCCCTTGCCGGTCGAGGTGATCCCCTTTGGCTGGCGTTCGACCAAGGGGCTGGTCGAGGAAAGCCTTGAAAGTCTCGATGTTCAGGGCGTTCGCTCCAGATTGCGCATGGAGGAAGAGACCCCCTTTGTGACCGATCATGGCAATTACATTCTGGATCTTGAGTTACAGCGCATCGGCAATGCGCGCCAGTTGTCCTTTGTGCTGAACCAGATCCCCGGCGTGGTGGAAAACGGCCTGTTTCTCGATATCTGTGATGAGGTGATCATCGGTCACGCCGACGGGCATGTGCTACGCCGAAACATCCTAGGGGATGCTGCGGACAAAGGGGCAGGCGACACCACTGAAACCGGCAATATCTTCGCCGACCTCGGCTGA
- a CDS encoding RcnB family protein, translating into MPKLTKPILAVLAALTAAPVLAAPNGHNNGQGWGVGKIPPGHMKKMMYGRGDRLPDGYVIVRDYDRYRLPRPGNGYDYVRYDDQIYKVARDTATVVSAIGILSDLLN; encoded by the coding sequence ATGCCAAAGCTGACCAAACCGATTCTGGCCGTTCTGGCGGCCCTCACTGCGGCCCCTGTTCTGGCCGCACCCAATGGCCATAACAACGGTCAGGGCTGGGGTGTCGGGAAAATCCCGCCGGGTCACATGAAAAAGATGATGTACGGTCGCGGAGATCGCCTGCCCGATGGCTATGTTATCGTCCGGGACTATGACCGCTATCGCCTGCCCCGCCCTGGAAACGGCTATGACTATGTCCGCTACGACGATCAGATCTATAAGGTGGCCCGCGATACGGCGACAGTGGTGTCTGCAATCGGCATCCTATCAGACCTTCTTAATTGA
- a CDS encoding DMT family transporter yields MTQDRPLFGMFMMIGYCAIAPLIDACAKLAADLHPIGQITTARFLIQAMLLLPVVLVLRQPLLHSWRDLALICLRSLFTLGATFAFVWAVAEMPLADALAITFVEPFIILFLGWAIFGEAVGPRRILAALVGFLGVLVVVQPGLVAFGAVALLPLAAGVCFACYMLVTRALRHYDPAALQCSTALVALVFALPALFLNEGRGNMLDPVMPQGISWIWLLGVGLAATLSHQCLTLALRLAPSATVAPLGYLELAFSTLVGFLVFGDFPTPTVWIGIAIIVAAGLYLIHRERIQIKRADVPVVSTGS; encoded by the coding sequence ATGACACAGGATCGTCCCCTCTTTGGCATGTTCATGATGATCGGCTACTGCGCGATCGCTCCGCTGATCGATGCCTGCGCCAAACTGGCAGCAGACCTGCATCCGATCGGACAGATCACCACCGCCCGTTTTCTAATACAGGCCATGCTGCTCTTGCCCGTCGTGCTTGTGCTCAGACAGCCGCTGCTGCACAGCTGGCGTGATCTGGCACTGATCTGCCTGCGCAGCCTGTTCACCCTGGGCGCAACCTTTGCCTTTGTCTGGGCGGTGGCCGAAATGCCGTTGGCCGATGCTCTGGCCATCACCTTTGTCGAACCCTTCATCATCCTGTTTCTGGGCTGGGCAATCTTTGGCGAAGCCGTTGGCCCACGCCGCATTCTGGCGGCCCTTGTCGGCTTTCTGGGCGTGCTGGTGGTCGTGCAACCGGGGCTGGTCGCCTTCGGAGCCGTGGCGCTGTTGCCGCTCGCCGCCGGGGTCTGCTTTGCCTGCTACATGCTGGTGACCCGCGCATTGCGGCACTATGACCCGGCCGCGCTGCAATGCTCCACCGCTCTGGTGGCACTCGTCTTTGCGCTGCCCGCCCTGTTCCTCAACGAAGGCCGCGGCAATATGCTCGATCCTGTGATGCCACAGGGGATCAGCTGGATCTGGCTTTTGGGCGTCGGACTGGCGGCTACCCTGTCCCACCAGTGCCTCACCCTTGCATTGCGCCTTGCGCCTTCCGCCACCGTGGCGCCGCTCGGCTATCTGGAACTGGCGTTCTCCACATTGGTCGGGTTTCTGGTCTTTGGCGATTTTCCGACACCAACCGTCTGGATCGGGATTGCCATCATCGTGGCTGCGGGCCTCTATCTGATCCACCGTGAACGGATCCAGATAAAACGCGCCGATGTGCCCGTGGTCTCCACCGGCAGCTAA
- a CDS encoding CTP synthase translates to MARYVFITGGVVSSLGKGLASAALGALLQARGYSVRLRKLDPYLNVDPGTMSPFEHGEVFVTDDGAETDLDLGHYERFTGVSARMTDSVSSGRVYTNVLEKERRGDYLGKTIQVIPHVTNEIKDFLAVGDDEVDFMLCEIGGTVGDIEGLPFFEAIRQFAQDRPRGQCIFMHLTLLPYIAASGELKTKPTQHSVKELRTIGLQPNVLVCRSEHPIPEKEREKIALFCNVRKDDVIAAPDLKSIYEAPLAYHREGLDQAVLDAFGIAPAPKPDLSTWHDVADRIFNPEGEVKVAIVGKYVQLEDAYKSIAEALTHGGMANRVKVKAEWIDAEIFEHEDPAPYLEGYHAILVPGGFGERGTEGKIKAAEFARTRGVPYLGICLGMQMAVIEAARNLAGITTAGSEEFDHEAGKKRFEPVVYHLKEWVQGNHTVRRKADDDKGGTMRLGAYSAVLKEGSKVAEVYGTTEIEERHRHRYEVDTKYREPLEKCGLVFSGMSPDGRLPEIVEAKDHPWYIGVQFHPELKSKPFAPAPLFRDFIRAAKENSRLV, encoded by the coding sequence ATGGCACGCTACGTTTTCATCACCGGCGGTGTTGTTTCTTCTCTTGGGAAAGGTCTTGCATCGGCCGCCCTTGGCGCCCTCCTGCAGGCCCGCGGCTACTCCGTGCGCCTGCGCAAGCTCGACCCCTATCTCAACGTCGACCCGGGTACGATGTCGCCCTTTGAACATGGCGAGGTCTTCGTGACCGACGATGGGGCAGAAACCGACCTGGATCTGGGGCATTACGAACGCTTCACCGGCGTTTCGGCCCGCATGACGGATTCGGTGTCCTCCGGGCGGGTCTACACCAATGTTCTGGAAAAAGAGCGTCGCGGCGACTATCTGGGCAAGACCATTCAGGTGATCCCGCACGTCACCAATGAAATCAAAGACTTCCTTGCGGTCGGGGACGATGAGGTCGATTTCATGCTGTGCGAAATCGGGGGCACGGTCGGCGACATCGAAGGTCTGCCCTTCTTCGAAGCCATCCGCCAGTTCGCTCAGGATCGCCCCCGTGGCCAGTGCATTTTCATGCACCTGACTCTGCTGCCCTATATTGCCGCTTCCGGCGAACTGAAAACCAAACCGACCCAGCACTCGGTCAAGGAACTGCGCACCATTGGCCTCCAGCCGAATGTGCTGGTCTGTCGCTCCGAACATCCGATCCCGGAAAAGGAACGCGAAAAGATCGCCCTGTTCTGTAACGTGCGCAAAGACGATGTGATTGCGGCGCCGGATCTGAAATCGATCTATGAGGCCCCGCTCGCCTATCACCGCGAAGGTCTGGATCAAGCTGTGCTCGACGCCTTCGGCATCGCCCCGGCTCCGAAACCCGACCTGTCCACATGGCACGACGTGGCCGACCGGATCTTTAACCCGGAAGGCGAGGTCAAAGTGGCCATCGTCGGCAAATATGTGCAACTCGAAGACGCCTATAAATCCATCGCCGAGGCGCTGACCCACGGCGGCATGGCCAACCGCGTCAAGGTGAAGGCCGAATGGATCGATGCGGAGATCTTCGAACATGAAGATCCGGCCCCCTATCTGGAAGGTTACCATGCCATCCTCGTACCCGGCGGCTTTGGCGAACGCGGCACCGAGGGCAAGATCAAAGCGGCAGAATTCGCCCGCACCCGCGGCGTGCCCTATCTGGGCATCTGCCTTGGCATGCAGATGGCCGTGATCGAAGCGGCCCGGAATCTGGCAGGTATCACCACCGCAGGCTCCGAGGAATTCGACCATGAAGCCGGCAAAAAGCGGTTCGAGCCGGTGGTCTATCACCTCAAAGAATGGGTGCAGGGCAACCACACGGTGCGCCGCAAGGCCGATGACGACAAGGGCGGCACGATGCGTCTGGGCGCCTACTCTGCGGTCCTCAAAGAGGGCTCGAAAGTGGCCGAGGTCTATGGCACCACAGAGATTGAGGAACGCCACCGTCACCGCTATGAAGTCGACACGAAATACCGCGAACCGCTGGAAAAATGCGGTCTGGTCTTTTCGGGCATGTCGCCAGACGGGCGCCTGCCGGAAATCGTCGAGGCCAAGGATCATCCCTGGTACATCGGTGTTCAGTTCCACCCCGAACTCAAGTCCAAACCCTTCGCCCCGGCGCCGCTGTTTCGCGATTTCATCCGGGCGGCCAAGGAAAATTCCCGGCTGGTCTGA
- a CDS encoding ABC transporter ATP-binding protein: MNETTATTMATTAATAKPMLALSGIVKTYNAGKPNQVEVLRGIDLNVSRGEVVGLIAPSGAGKSTLLHISGLLDLPDAGQVAIAGEDMTGLSDRRRTAVRRAGVGFIYQFHHLLPEFTALDNVVLPQLANAVPQAEAESRAMDLLDKVGVSTRAAHRPAALSGGEQQRVAFCRALANRPGLLLADEPTGNLDPETSARVFDVLMELVREEGLSALIATHNLELAAKMDRMVRLDSGRVVPA; encoded by the coding sequence ATGAATGAGACCACGGCAACAACGATGGCAACCACGGCGGCGACGGCGAAGCCGATGCTGGCCCTCTCCGGCATTGTGAAAACCTATAATGCGGGCAAGCCCAATCAGGTCGAGGTTTTGCGCGGCATCGATCTGAACGTATCGCGCGGCGAAGTCGTTGGGCTGATCGCGCCGTCGGGGGCCGGCAAGTCGACGCTGTTGCACATTTCGGGACTGTTGGATCTGCCTGATGCGGGGCAGGTTGCGATTGCCGGGGAAGATATGACCGGTCTCAGCGATCGTCGTCGCACAGCGGTGCGGCGCGCGGGTGTCGGGTTCATCTATCAGTTTCACCACCTGCTGCCGGAGTTCACGGCTCTGGACAATGTGGTTCTGCCGCAGCTCGCCAATGCAGTGCCGCAGGCTGAGGCTGAATCGCGGGCGATGGATCTGCTGGACAAGGTCGGCGTTTCCACACGCGCAGCGCACCGCCCGGCGGCTCTTTCAGGTGGGGAACAGCAACGGGTTGCCTTTTGCCGCGCTTTGGCGAACCGTCCAGGACTGTTGCTGGCCGATGAGCCGACGGGCAATCTTGATCCGGAAACCTCGGCGCGGGTGTTCGATGTGCTGATGGAGCTTGTCCGCGAAGAGGGTCTTTCTGCGCTGATCGCGACCCACAATCTGGAGCTGGCGGCCAAGATGGACCGCATGGTGCGTCTGGATTCGGGGCGGGTGGTGCCTGCCTAA